One segment of Clavelina lepadiformis chromosome 2, kaClaLepa1.1, whole genome shotgun sequence DNA contains the following:
- the LOC143445327 gene encoding tubulin epsilon chain-like isoform X2 → MTQSIVIQVGQCGNQIGCRFWDLCLHEHAFYNEKGIYDDAVSSFFRNTDHACDIPTKIGTNQIKNLKARAILVDMEEGVINELLDGDLGEIFDNKQLITDVSGSGNNWATGNKEYGTRYKEKILDQVRKAAELCDCLQCFFVLHSMGGGTGSGLGTAILSLLADEFPYVYRFVIPVYPSGDDDVITSPYNSVLATNELTEHADCVLPINNQSLINMCAKIQQALPQKKFSKSAGGSVSSGSKRIGSDKPFDQMNNIVANVMLNMTSSARFEGSLNVDLNEIAMNLVPYPKLHYLVSSISPLYVSKDVGLYARRLDQAFNDLFSKDHQLMVSDPQRSLYLACALMVRGKNVQVSDVRHNISRLSSNLCFVNWNHEGWKTGLCNIPPVGQQYSLLALANNTCIRHAFTDLRTRFSKLYSRKAHLHHYEKVDGFDRNLFSESLSSLDNIVAQYEELEHKSGSGTPQCLPRIKVL, encoded by the coding sequence ATGACTCAGTCAATTGTTATTCAAGTTGGCCAGTGTGGAAATCAAATAGGATGTCGCTTTTGGGATTTATGTCTACATGAGCATGCTTTCTACAATGAAAAGGGCATCTACGATGATGcagtttcaagtttttttagaAACACTGATCACGCATGCGATATTCCCACCAAAATAGGGACAAATCAAATCAAGAATTTAAAAGCAAGAGCTATTCTGGTTGATATGGAAGAAGGTGTGATAAATGAACTTTTGGATGGTGATCTGGGTGAAATTTTTGATAATAAACAACTCATCACAGATGTTTCTGGATCTGGAAATAATTGGGCAACTGGAAACAAGGAATATGGCACTCGTTATAAGGAAAAAATCTTAGATCAAGTACGCAAAGCTGCTGAGCTCTGTGACTGTCTGCAGTGTTTCTTTGTTCTTCATTCAATGGGTGGTGGAACTGGATCTGGTTTAGGTACTGCAATTTTATCTTTGCTAGCGGACGAATTTCCTTATGTCTATCGATTTGTCATTCCTGTTTATCCTTCTGGcgatgatgatgtcatcacaTCTCCTTACAACTCTGTGCTTGCTACAAATGAACTTACTGAGCATGCTGACTGTGTATTGCCCATTAATAACCAATCATTGATTAACATGTGCGCTAAAATTCAGCAGGCTCTCCCtcagaaaaaattttcaaaatctgcCGGTGGTAGTGTCTCCAGTGGTTCAAAACGCATTGGTAGTGACAAACCCTTTGATCAAATGAATAACATTGTTGCTAATGTCATGCTAAACATGACCAGTTCGGCTAGATTTGAGGGTTCTTTGAATgttgatttaaatgaaatagCGATGAACTTGGTTCCATATCCTAAACTGCATTACCTTGTATCTAGTATATCACCCTTATATGTTTCAAAAGATGTTGGACTTTATGCCCGACGACTTGACCAGGCATTTAATGATTTATTTTCTAAAGATCATCAATTGATGGTCTCTGATCCACAGCGTAGTTTGTATCTTGCTTGTGCATTGATGGTTCGTggtaaaaatgttcaagtttcTGACGTTCGTCATAATATTTCTCGACTCTCTTCCAATCTCTGTTTTGTTAACTGGAATCACGAAGGCTGGAAGACTGGATTGTGTAACATACCTCCTGTTGGACAACAATACTCCCTTTTGGCTCTTGCCAATAACACGTGTATCAGACATGCTTTTACCGATTTGCGAACTCGTTTCTCAAAACTTTATTCCAGGAAGGCACATCTTCACCATTATGAAAAAGTTGATGGGTTTGatagaaatttgttttctgaaaGCTTAAGCTCACTTGATAACATTGTGGCCCAGTATGAAGAGTTAGAGCACAAGTCTGGTTCTGGTACGCCTCAGTGCTTGCCAAGAATAAAGGTATTGTAA
- the LOC143445330 gene encoding uncharacterized protein LOC143445330, producing the protein MLISTRLFIRPSCFTLVLRKSTVSVNRNIYHVSRCWFPGRRHFSDDKPVSHDVKTSDTTRNQHRREQLAFLEATLHRIAKFQNDYTWRGKLMVASTVMLLICAVVYLYSYRDEMRIMMADEVSHVASRSLEDDKLLSNAEQLSKDVLNNILHDDSMKESAAVFLTDVITSAGTKEAITLLLLSVLNDQRIFNKVAEKLRSILLDILHSDDTRDVVKVQVEKILEDESVKNALENLLSDVTATPKVRQTLSDFFREVLASKTVTEQGSQLGKEITSNVIGDRAVQQQAGDAIWSAVKYSIIPKRLQSNNNNDEKEPIHALKT; encoded by the exons ATGCTGATATCCACCCGTTTGTTTATACGCCCAAGCTGTTTTACTTTGGTTTTGAGAAAATCCACTGTGTCAGTAAATCGAAACATCTACCATGTGAGTAGATGTTGGTTTCCGGGTAGAAGACACTTCAGTGATGATAAGCCTGTATCACATGATGTGAAGACATCAGATACAACAAGAAATCAACACAGGCGTGAACAATTAGCATTTTTGGAAGCAACATTGCATCGCATTGcgaaatttcaaaatgactACACCTGGAGGGGAAAACTGATGGTAGCAAGCACAGTGATGCTGCTAATATGCGCAG TTGTGTATTTATACTCCTACCGAGATGAAATGAGAATCATGATGGCGGATGAAGTCTCACATGTTGCGAGTCGATCACTAGAAGATGACAAATTACTGAGCAATGCTGAACAACTGTCAAAAGATGTTTTGAATAACATACTGCATGATGACTCCATGAAGGAATCCGCCGCTGTGTTTCTTACCG ATGTTATCACAAGTGCTGGAACAAAAGAAGCTATTACTCTATTGCTCTTGTCGGTCTTGAATGATCAACGTATCTTCAACAAAGTTGCAGAAAAGCTAAGG aGCATCTTGTTGGACATCTTACATTCTGATGACACAAGAGATGTTGTCAAGGTGCAAGTTGAGAAGATTCTAGAAGATGAGTCCGTCAAAAATGCGCTTGAGAATCTTTTGTCTGATGTAACTGCCACACCGAAG GTACGGCAAACGCTATCAGACTTCTTCAGGGAGGTGCTTGCTTCCAAAACTGTCACAGAGCAGGGAAGCCAACTTGGCAAAGAAATAACTTCTAATGTTATTGGCGACAGAGCTGTCCAACAGCAGGCAGGGGACGCAATTTGGTCCGCTGTGAAATATTCAATAATTCCCAAACGTTTACAGTCTAACAACAATAATGATGAAAAGGAACCTATTCACGCTTTAAAAACATGA
- the LOC143445326 gene encoding uncharacterized protein LOC143445326, translated as MDENTSQSMSEVEVYWDCGSPTPTAWKQYQMPCSSEKQVFKKKASVEPSPNNILSKKSKPDMFLMNTQCYDKATKFIEQMTRFHNKDLNQEEKCESSLDLIFDMSGRSEEFPGTSINFAMNKKNKTPAAENYLHGDEDSWDDDLFSFEPDTVPTKATSTPRNHILGEKHKSLKKKTLRRTRIFSSVTAGPELNDSKHKSDADNDSLLGVAPLNTSGPKPGYKTGVDNNEFAGEFVGTDACAEFFLSYGTPSRRLSLKRQSKAKALFQKTPNQKKKPKKLVSPTNTTNTVKSKLGTGHEICNNVPGFFPVTALSYQSKMETQQTPKPSASTSDFQTFPCTSSSKPTSTSKSTLVLTTSGTTPTMTVKEQSFGIYDDILSQLVMDDSWVETTTSKPPTTVSAPAMFTNVPTISNAQTAPIQKLKSKTSGNSTINSVIGRVEHKTNSSVMSHQTSQKPLQKNVSMTRSPPQTRTYSAIHEPADKKQVLKFFSGQTCNAKASVSNSSRSYQTHKLPNQNVFNPFAAKPKPATRNVGSENSKNRSNPSSQNSSQCSNKSQCTAEEIERKRQEALQRKRQKLIRNKQVR; from the exons aTGGATGAAAATACATCACAGTCCATGTCTGAAGTTGAAGTTTATTGGGATTGTGGTTCTCCAACACCTACAGCTTGGAAGCAATACCAAA TGCCTTGCTCTAGTGAAAAGCAAGTATTTAAAAAGAAGGCGTCTGTTGAACCATCCCCCAATAACATTTTATCTAAG AAATCTAAGCCAGATATGTTTCTTATGAATACCCAATGTTATGATAAAGCCACGAAGTTTATTGAGCAGATGACAAGATTTCATAACAAAG ATTTAAATCAGGAAGAGAAATGTGAAAGCTCTCTCGATTTAATCTTTGATATGTCTGGACGCAGTGAAGAATTTCCTGGAACTTCcataaattttgcaatgaacaagaaaaataaaactcctGCTGCAG AAAATTATCTTCATGGAGATGAAGATTCGTGGGACGatgatttattttcatttgag CCAGACACTGTGCCAACAAAAGCAACAAGTACCCCACGTAATCACATTCTTGGTGAAAAGCACAAAAGTTTAAAGAAGAAAACTCTGCGAAGAACAAGAATATTCTCATCAGTAACAGCTGGGCCAGAACTCAATGACAGTAAACATAAGTCAGATGCTGATAATGACAGTTTGCTTGGCGTGGCTCCATTGAACACCTCAGGACCAAAGCCTGGATATAAGACTGGAGTAGATAACAACGAATTCGCAGGTGAATTTGTTGGCACTGATGCCTGCGCTGAATTTTTCCTTTCTTATGGGACCCCAAGTCGTCGATTAAGCCTAAAACGACAAAGCAAGGCAAAAGCTCTTTTTCAAAAGACACCtaatcagaaaaaaaaacctaaaaaattGGTGTCCCCTACAAACACAACTAATACTGTAAAGTCTAAACTCGGAACAGGTCATGAAATATGCAATAATGTTCCGGGGTTTTTCCCTGTTACTGCTTTATCTTACCAGTCAAAGATGGAAACTCAACAAACGCCGAAACCATCAGCGTCTACTAGTGATTTTCAAACGTTCCCTTGTACATCCTCTAGCAAACCTACCTCAACGTCCAAATCTACTTTAGTGCTAACTACGTCAGGGACCACCCCTACAATGACAGTTAAAGAACAAAGTTTTGGAATATATGATGACATTTTGTCACAACTTGTTATGGATGACAGTTGGGTAGAAACTACTACTTCTAAGCCACCAACAACTGTATCGGCACctgcaatgtttacaaatgttCCAACAATCTCCAACGCTCAAACAGCTCCAATACAAAAACTTAAGTCAAAAACAAGTGGAAATTCAACAATAAATAGTGTCATTGGTCGTGTAGAACACAAAACAAACTCAAGTGTTATGAGCCATCAAACATCACAGAAACCTCTGCAAAAGAATGTTTCTATGACTCGAAGCCCACCGCAAACTCGAACCTACTCCGCCATTCATGAACCAGCTGACAAGAAACAGGTGCTGAAGTTTTTTTCAGGTCAGACATGCAATGCCAAAGCCTCTGTTTCAAATTCCTCAAGATCGTATCAGACACATAAACTCCCAAATCAAAATGTATTTAATCCATTTGCTGCGAAGCCAAAACCGGCTACAAGGAACGTTGGCTCTGAGAATTCTAAAAATCGATCTAATCCGAGCTCCCAGAACAGCAGTCAATGCAGCAATAAATCTCAATGCACGGCTGAAGAAATCGAGCGAAAAAGACAGGAAGCTTTACAACGAAAACGACAGAAATTGATCAGAAACAAACAAGTCCGTTAA
- the LOC143445328 gene encoding 28S rRNA (uridine-N(3))-methyltransferase-like has protein sequence MVKHKKDELKLKRKADRKLHKEEKKIRKIEKEYAKKKKSSEQNKKTEVVNEVKNGNSTGRDYTVSVAIPGSILDNAQSPELRTYLAGQIGRACVVFQIDEIVVYDESASATESNSTEGDFAGVGKKGQCNVQLARILQYLECPQYLRKVFFPKHHDLQYAGILNPLDCPHHMRVDDFMPYREGVVVDRPVKPGKGSFANCGTHKLVQIDKVLQPNIRVTVKMQAEGEKQKKYLKGCVVPPEAPRTDKGIYWGYAVRLANCLSSAIVDCPYKDTGKYDLTVGTSERGDGIDDSELPKFKHCLIVFGGVKGLESALESDDALSGIDDPRLLFDKYFNTCPIQGSRTIRTEEAILISMSALRPKIGACFSSK, from the exons ATGGTTAAGCATAAAAAAGATGAACTGAAATTGAAGCGTAAAGCGGATCGAAAACTGCacaaagaagaaaagaaaataagaaaaattgaaaaagaatatgcaaaaaagaaaaaatcatCTGAACAAAATAAGAAGACTGAGGTTGTTAATGAAGTGAAAAACGGAAATAGTACGGGAAGGGATTACACAGTCAGTGTTGCAATACCTGGCTCAATTCTTGACAATGCCCAGTCTCCAGAGCTTAGGACTTATCTGGCTGGACAAATAGGAAGAGCATGTGTAGTGTTTCAG ATTGATGAAATTGTGGTTTATGATGAATCTGCCAGTGCCACAGAAAGCAACTCGACTGAAGGAGACTTTGCTGGAGTCGGTAAAAAGGGTCAATGTAATGTCCAGCTAGCTCGCATTCTTCAATATCTTGAATGTCCGCAATACCTAAGGAAGGTATTCTTTCCAAAACACCATGATTTGCAATATGCAGGGATCTTGAACCCTCTAGATTGCCCTCACCATATGAGGGTTGACGATTTTATGCCATACAGGGAAGGTGTGGTAGTGGACAGGCCTGTTAAACCAGGCAAGGGCTCATTTGCAAACTGTGGCACTCACAAACTGGTGCAGATTGACAAGGTTCTTCAACCAAATATTAGAGTAACAGTTAAAATGCAGGCAGAAGgcgaaaagcagaaaaaatatcTTAAAGGCTGTGTAGTACCACCCGAGGCACCCAGGACTGATAAGGGCATATATTGGGGTTACGCCGTGAGATTAGCCAACTGTTTGAGCAGTGCCATCGTAGATTGTCCTTACAAAGATACGGGTAAGTATGATCTAACCGTCGGTACGTCCGAACGTGGTGACGGTATTGATGATTCAGAGCTGCCTAAATTTAAACACTGCTTGATTGTATTTGGCGGCGTTAAAGGACTAGAATCAGCACTAGAATCTGATGACGCTTTGTCTGGTATAGATGATCCTCGTCTGCTTTTTGATAAATACTTCAATACCTGCCCCATTCAAGGCAGTCGGACCATTCGAACGGAAGAAGCAATTCTGATATCAATGTCGGCTCTTAGGCCAAAAATTGGTGCTTGCTTTTCGTCTAAATAG
- the LOC143445327 gene encoding tubulin epsilon chain-like isoform X1: MNDVNSESMNNSLQMLHAMTQSIVIQVGQCGNQIGCRFWDLCLHEHAFYNEKGIYDDAVSSFFRNTDHACDIPTKIGTNQIKNLKARAILVDMEEGVINELLDGDLGEIFDNKQLITDVSGSGNNWATGNKEYGTRYKEKILDQVRKAAELCDCLQCFFVLHSMGGGTGSGLGTAILSLLADEFPYVYRFVIPVYPSGDDDVITSPYNSVLATNELTEHADCVLPINNQSLINMCAKIQQALPQKKFSKSAGGSVSSGSKRIGSDKPFDQMNNIVANVMLNMTSSARFEGSLNVDLNEIAMNLVPYPKLHYLVSSISPLYVSKDVGLYARRLDQAFNDLFSKDHQLMVSDPQRSLYLACALMVRGKNVQVSDVRHNISRLSSNLCFVNWNHEGWKTGLCNIPPVGQQYSLLALANNTCIRHAFTDLRTRFSKLYSRKAHLHHYEKVDGFDRNLFSESLSSLDNIVAQYEELEHKSGSGTPQCLPRIKVL, translated from the exons ATGAATGATGTGAACTCCGAATCCATGAATAATAGCCTACAAATGCTTCAC GCAATGACTCAGTCAATTGTTATTCAAGTTGGCCAGTGTGGAAATCAAATAGGATGTCGCTTTTGGGATTTATGTCTACATGAGCATGCTTTCTACAATGAAAAGGGCATCTACGATGATGcagtttcaagtttttttagaAACACTGATCACGCATGCGATATTCCCACCAAAATAGGGACAAATCAAATCAAGAATTTAAAAGCAAGAGCTATTCTGGTTGATATGGAAGAAGGTGTGATAAATGAACTTTTGGATGGTGATCTGGGTGAAATTTTTGATAATAAACAACTCATCACAGATGTTTCTGGATCTGGAAATAATTGGGCAACTGGAAACAAGGAATATGGCACTCGTTATAAGGAAAAAATCTTAGATCAAGTACGCAAAGCTGCTGAGCTCTGTGACTGTCTGCAGTGTTTCTTTGTTCTTCATTCAATGGGTGGTGGAACTGGATCTGGTTTAGGTACTGCAATTTTATCTTTGCTAGCGGACGAATTTCCTTATGTCTATCGATTTGTCATTCCTGTTTATCCTTCTGGcgatgatgatgtcatcacaTCTCCTTACAACTCTGTGCTTGCTACAAATGAACTTACTGAGCATGCTGACTGTGTATTGCCCATTAATAACCAATCATTGATTAACATGTGCGCTAAAATTCAGCAGGCTCTCCCtcagaaaaaattttcaaaatctgcCGGTGGTAGTGTCTCCAGTGGTTCAAAACGCATTGGTAGTGACAAACCCTTTGATCAAATGAATAACATTGTTGCTAATGTCATGCTAAACATGACCAGTTCGGCTAGATTTGAGGGTTCTTTGAATgttgatttaaatgaaatagCGATGAACTTGGTTCCATATCCTAAACTGCATTACCTTGTATCTAGTATATCACCCTTATATGTTTCAAAAGATGTTGGACTTTATGCCCGACGACTTGACCAGGCATTTAATGATTTATTTTCTAAAGATCATCAATTGATGGTCTCTGATCCACAGCGTAGTTTGTATCTTGCTTGTGCATTGATGGTTCGTggtaaaaatgttcaagtttcTGACGTTCGTCATAATATTTCTCGACTCTCTTCCAATCTCTGTTTTGTTAACTGGAATCACGAAGGCTGGAAGACTGGATTGTGTAACATACCTCCTGTTGGACAACAATACTCCCTTTTGGCTCTTGCCAATAACACGTGTATCAGACATGCTTTTACCGATTTGCGAACTCGTTTCTCAAAACTTTATTCCAGGAAGGCACATCTTCACCATTATGAAAAAGTTGATGGGTTTGatagaaatttgttttctgaaaGCTTAAGCTCACTTGATAACATTGTGGCCCAGTATGAAGAGTTAGAGCACAAGTCTGGTTCTGGTACGCCTCAGTGCTTGCCAAGAATAAAGGTATTGTAA
- the LOC143445331 gene encoding uncharacterized protein LOC143445331: MAVKKLAQDTIINLQRQCAIRELPEWNITKYSYFAPIPTRYRDNDMLGNLQDSVYYDTMLTISQRYLRRYVFESNGDGYEQLLTRSHFEYRKNMTFPQIILAGLGIKEFKGLKVEFTLGLFAPMHLGEVENELTLPPAGCFLDVKRVEELKNFYESEASVVGQQVAEFHAKNVQNGSILSHNIIEALRRIKLEN; this comes from the exons ATGGCAGTTAAAAAACTTGCCCAAGACACAATAATTAACTTGCAAAGACAGTGCGCTATTCGAGAGCTTCCGGAATGGAACATAACAAAGTACAG CTACTTTGCTCCGATTCCAACGCGGTACAGAGATAACGATATGCTTGGAAATTTACAAGATTCCGTTTACTACGACACCATGTTGACTATTTCTCAAAGATACCTAAGAAG GTACGTTTTTGAGAGTAACGGGGATGGCTACGAACAACTCCTAACAAGAAGCCATTTTGAATATAG aaaaaacaTGACCTTCCCTCAAATAATCCTCGCCGGTCTTGgtataaaagaatttaaagGATTGAAGGTTGAATTTACACTTGGACTTTTCGCACCCATGCACTTGGGAGAAGTGGAAAACGAGCTCACCTTACCTCCTGCCGGATGTTTCCTGGATGTGAAAAGGGTGGAGGAATTGAAGAATTTCTACGAAAGCGAAGCGTCAGTGGTCGGGCAGCAAGTGGCAGAATTTCATGCCAAAAATGTACAGAATGGTAGTATTCTGTCCCATAACATCATTGAAGCCTTAAGACGGATTAAGCTAGAGAACTGA